Part of the Hevea brasiliensis isolate MT/VB/25A 57/8 chromosome 16, ASM3005281v1, whole genome shotgun sequence genome is shown below.
AATTTGTGGTTTCTGTTAAACCTTTGAGATTTTGTTGTAATTTAACCAATGAAAATCCAACAATCACTCACTTGAACCCGACCCGTGTTAGCACAGACCCGCTTAGACATGGGATTTGGATAAaccgagtttttttttttttttttttagctaataAACAGAAAGGCGGTGGCATTGCGCTTGCCCCCTCGCTACAATCCCTCAAAAACCCTAAAACCTTGTCATGCATTACTACCCACCCAGAAATGAGCTCAAGTCGCAATAATTATACCCCAATGCATTAAAAATCCCTGAACTTTTAAATGCTAGAAGTGTGAATTTTAGCGAAACAATGACCACCATTGACACTCTGTTGTCCACTAGGGTTTATCTTCACAAACCGTACCAAAAATCCTTGAAATGCGCTCGAAAATTTCGACCAAAGACGCCATTTCCTCACCGATCGTTCACAGTTTTGTGCGGCTTGAACTCAAGTTCCGCTTCACAGTCCAATGAAACTAAAAGAGATGATTTTGTCACTAGAATTTTGAAGCAAAATCCTAGCCAAATTGAGCCCAGGTACCTAATTGGCGATAAGTTTTACACTTTGAAGGAGAAAGAGAATTTGAGCAAGAATCAGAACATGGGTTTTATTGAATTTTTAGCGAAGAGATTGAATTTCAGTGCACAaccgaagaaagaaagaaataataGAGAAAATGAGGAGGATGCTGTGTATTTGAAAGATATTCTGAGGGAATATAAGGGCAAGCTATATGTTCCTGAGCAGATTTTTGAGGCAGAATTATCTGAAGAAGAGGAGTTTGATAGGAATTTGGAGGAGTTGCCCCAAATGAGCTTTGAGGATTTTAGGAAAGCAATCAATACTGATAAGGTTAAGTTGTTGACGTCGAAGGAAGTTACAGGCAGTACTTATGGAAATCGTTATAGAGCCTTTgttgtggatttgaaagaaattccAGGGGAGAAGAGCTTACACAGGACAAAATGGTGCATTTTAGGCACTAATAGCTCATCTTTTAAAATGTTGTTTGCTGGATGTTTTATGATGTACTTaaatgctgctgaaaatgtgTTCTGTAGGGCAATGAGACTAGATGAGAATGAAGCTCAAGCACTTTTGGAGGAGTACAAGGGTCCACAATTTGAAATAGAAAGGCACATGAAGGTGGTCAATCTTCCCTCTtcaactgaattttttttttttttaattttgtttattcATTATAGTGGATTTAGTTGAGAGCTGTTGTGAGGAAAGCTTATGTATCATTGGTGAATCATGAAGAAGATGCAGGATATCTCAACTCTTCAATGGATAAGTAGTGTAGTATTAGCCAAGTCATCTAAGGATAAAAATGTCACTGTCACTAGATCATCTAAGTTAATGTCAGGGTAGTTCATACTCTGCTTAATATAATATTAGggtcgttttggtccttcaatatACTGTAGAAACAAAGTTTGTTTCATAAAGAAACATTCTAACCACGGCAATAATATGGATACATGCTGTTAGAGAGATGTATGAGACTATGTCTAATTTGCTGCTGCATCTTTTACGACAGTCTTCAGTGGGAAAGTTGCCAGAGTACCCTCATCCAGTTGCATCTTCCATATCTAGCAGAATGATCGTAGAGCTTGGAATGGTGACAGCTGTGATGGCTGCTGCTGCTGTTGTAGTTGGAGGATTCCTAGCTTCTGCAGTGTTTGCTGTTACCAGTTTCATCTTTGTGACAACTGTATATGTTGTATGGCCTATGGCCAAGCCATTTCTTAAGCTATTTCTTGGTATCATCTCTGGCATTTTAGAGAGAATTTCGGATTATCTTGTTGATATTTTGATTGATGGAGGAGTCTTCTCTAAATTGAGTGAATTTTACACTTTCGGTGGTGTATCTGCCAGCATTGAGATGCTAAAGCCTATCATGCTTGTGCTTTTGACCATGGTTCTTCTAGTTCGTTTCACACTTTCAAGAAGACCTAAGAACTTCAGGAAGTGGGTAAATGTTGCTTCATATCTACCATTTCTGCTGTTATATGCTACAGGTTAATCTTACTTCGCATTTATTTGATCCTTGATTGTTGTACGGATAAAATTTCTGTATTCTGCAGGATTTATGGCAAGGAATTGATTTTTCACGTTCTAAAGCAGAAGCTCGCGTTGATGTTAGTGTCTGAGCATTTCATTTTATTGCTAATCTCcgatattaataaattatgcttgaatttcttatatttttattcaaatgGAATTGTTTCAGGGTTCAACTGGAGTTAAATTTAGTGATGTTGCAGGGATTGATGAAGCAGTGGAGGAACTTCAGGAGGTATTCTTGTTGTCTATCATGTCAAATGAAGGCCTGCTTTGTTGTTGAGTTGTGAAATgttttctctccttctggcctagTTTTTTTTTCCTGTATATGTGGCACTAAACTTAATGACATTTTGGAACCTTTTCTAGAAGATAATTGAGAAAGAAGATATCATCTATTGCCTTTTCATATAGAAGTGATATCAATGAGTATGTTGAAGTATCATACTGTAACTTATACTGAATTAACTCAATGAAGCCTGAAGCCTAAAGCCTTAGACCCAAACTTGCTGTAATCTTTCTTCTACTCTGCCTTATCTTTATCTTTACATGGGATATGGAAAGATATAAACGTTCAGAGTTTTGTCAAAATGCTAGGAGATTTTCAATAATACATTTTGCTTTTGTTGGTGTTCAAATGTTCAAAGGTTGACGAGCCATCTATCGACTGCTGTGAGTAGTGTATTTTTTTTGTAATCACTCCTTTTCCCAATTAGTACTCTAAATGCTTTTGAGCCTGAGGGTTTTTCTTTTTATCAATTCACAGCACATATTATGCCTTCATCTTCTCTACCTGATAATATTCTTAAATGTACAATGTTGTTTATgtaaactcttaatattatctcaTTTTATTATATTGCTTTGATGGTCATTTATGAATATTTTGTTCTTAAATCTCATTTCAAACTATTATTCCTGTTTATATTATTTATGGAATCTCATTTCTTTCATGATTAGTTGGTAAGGTACTTGAAGAATCCAGAACTGTTTGATAAAATGGGGATAAAGCCTCCACATGGAGTACTTTTGGAGGGTCCTCCTGGATGTGGCAAGGTTCATTAAACTTATTAACTGGTTCATGAATTTTATGTTGAAATTCAGTGTGAATGTTAATAGCTTTTAAATACTTTTTCTAGACCCTGGTTGCCAAGGCCATAGCTGGTGAAGCTGGAGTTCCGTTTTACCAAATGGCTGGGTCTGAATTTGTTGAAGTGTTGGTTGGTGTTGGTTCTGCTCGTATCAGGGATCTATTCAAGAGAGCCAAGGTAATTAAACTGCAATTTTGAATTTCATTGTATCACAACTTCCTGTTGCTAGTTGATTGTGTTCTTTTAGTCTACATTTCATGTTGCTATAAGATTACTTTACTTCTGTATAAAATCACTACTCTAGGATAAGCAATCATTTATTTTTGAATCCATAATTGAAGTTATCTTTGTAAAAAGCCTTTCTTGTGTATAGGCGTTATTGTTTGTTGCATAGCAGACATACTCAAGTCAGCTTGCAATACTAGCAACATAGCATGGATGTTTACATCATGAGCGCAAAATTTCATTGGATAATTATTCTGGTAAGTGTTTGCTTTGAATTAATTGTTGACAATGTCATGGTCTATCTCTGCAGGTCAATAGACCATCAGTCATTTTCATTGATGAAATTGATGCATTGGCAACTAGGTAAGGGCATTCTTCTTGGTACTTGAAGTGGATATTTACCCTTACGGAAATATTGTTGTCATAAATGGAACTGTAGCACTTTCATAAGCAGTACCATACTGGGATCACTTGAACTGTCAACCTCATACCCTGAGATTATTAGAGCCTTTGGAATTTTGCTGGTCGATGATATGATGAATCTGGTGGATTAGACGGGTCTAGCTTTTATGCATATGTTTGTTTTTGGGTAACACATGTGAACTATTGCATTATAATGGAAGTAAATATGATATTACTGTTCTAGCCTAGGCATCTCAAGTAAACTGCTGCTTTAGCAAATTCAGGATTAGTAATTGGTCATAAGTCACTTTGAGCAATCATTTTCATATGTTTCGTGATAAATATTCAATCAGAATATTGAAGGGAAATTGTTGGATAATGGCTACGTAATTGTTATATTGTATGAGGCAAATTACTACTTCCAAAAGAGATGCTGTGCCATAATGCACTGTAAATAAACTATGCTATACGTGATTGAAAAATCTTTTTTTCCCCTGCTTTTATTTGTATGAACAGGCGACAAGGGATTTTCAAGGAATCCACTGATCACCTCTATAATGCTGCAACTCAGGAAAGAGAAACTACGTTGAACCAGCTCTTGATAGAGCTTGATGGATTTGACACTGGCAAAGGCGTTATATTTTTAGCTGCTACGAATCGTAGAGATTTATTAGATCCTGCTCTTCTTCGACCAGGTCGTTTTGATCGCAAGGTTTGTTTGTGCTAACAAAACTAAGGGATggaacacagagagagagagagagagagagagagagagagagagagagagagagagagagagcttcttgatctgcacttttttttttctttcatgtttggggcCATATGCTTTAATTGAGCAACTCGTTTTGTAGTATTGTCACTGTTCATTCTTGATGATTCTTTTTGTGAAAACTTATTGGCTTCTTATTGTTTGAAGTTTGTATTCAATTATCTAAATGATCTTCATTTTCCTAAACTTTATGTTAGCATTCTCTGATGGCTGTTAGCATTCATTGTTAACTGGCGTTTCACATGCAGATAAGGATTCGTCCTCCTAATGCTAAGGGGAGGTTGGAAATTCTGAAAATTCATGCAAGCAAAGTGAAAATGTCAGAGTCTGTTGATTTATCTACTTATGCAAACAACTTACCTGGTACGAATAGTATTTGTGGTTCTGTTGAGTTTCCTGTTCAATGTTTGTATTCATGTGTGAAATTATCAGGATGGACTGGAGCAAAGTTGGCTCAGCTGGTCCAGGAGGCTGCTCTTGTGGCAGTCAGGCAAGGACATGCATCAATTATTCAGTCAGACATGGATGATGCAGTTGACCGACTTACTGTGGGACCAAAGCGTGTTGGAATAGAGTTGGGTCATCAGGGACAATGTCGAAGAGCTACTACTGAAGTTGGAGTTGCCATGATTTCTCATTTGCTTAGGCGATATGAAAATGCCAAAGTTGAATGCTGTGATCGCATTTCAATTGTCCCCCGCGGTCAGGTTCTCATTCTGTTTCCTTAAAGATTACTCTATTATTGTCCagaaaaattttatttccatGGGTTTTTCTCTTATATTTTGGAAATTACTGAATCTCTTCCCTAGATGAGCTAAAGCACATTTTAGCAGAGAAGCCCAAATCTTGGTTAACTACTGCAAAATATGTATTACCACACAAAAGACCTGTTGCACAGTTACATTATTGCACAATAATTTTTCTATATTTCTGATGCACCAGTGATGCAAATATAATCTTTTCTAAAACTATTTTCAGTATATATTGTACCTCTGCTAATAATTTTGCTTGATGTTGGGATGGGTTAATGTCTCTCTTAGATTTGGCCCTATGACATTTCAGGTCACTTAATGCCTATGGTAACGTGTGCCAAATGATATCTGCAGACATTATCACAAGTTGTGTTTCATCGGCTTGATGATGAATCATACATGTTTGAGCGTCTTCCACAGCTGCTGCATCGCCTTCAGGTATGGTCCCTATGGACATAAAGATTGTCTAGTTTGGTCCTTGTTCTTTTTCAGATTGTGTCAGATTATTAAGTTCATCTCTGTGTAAAGGTTTTTCTTGGAGGGAGAGCAGCTGAAGAGGTCATTTATGGGCAGGATACATCGAAGGCATCAGTTGCCTATCTTGCAGATGCATCTTGGCTTGCTCGTAAAATCATAACCATGTTGGTACCTAATTCACTGTTGCACCACTTGGTTTCCTGCTGTCTTATTGGTGTTTAATGTCAGGCTTGCTCCTTCTTCCAACAGATGGAACTTGGAGAATCCAATGGTCATACATGGAGAACCACCTCCTTGGAGAAAGAAAGTTAGATTTGTGGGCCCACGACTGGACTTTGAAGGATCACTTTATGATGATTATAACCTAATTGAACCCCCTGTCAACTTCAATTTGGATGACCAAGTTGCGCAGAGAACTGAGGAGTTGATACGTGATATGTATGGAAAAACTGTTTCTTTGCTAAGATGGCACCATACCGCTTTGGTCAAAGCTGTGAAGGTAAATTGGGTGTGGGATGTTAACATGGCCGTTTACACTATTTTCTTGACTTGTGATTGAGCAAAGTGGTAGTTGTCCCtgaaatacacacacacacacacacacacataatcgtgagaagagaaaaaaaaatccatataTTGAGACACGTATATcactttcttctctctctcaatTTTCCTCCTAAGCATGGATTGGCTTGGAAGATATTTGGTGTTACAATAGGGTTTGATAAGTTGAATTTTCTGGTGGTATCAAGGGATGGTAGTTTTATCTTGGACCTTATCATTCTTTTATTGGAGTGGTGAAACTAATTAGCAAAAGCATAAAAAAAATTCCGAAGTTCACCAAATACCAACACCCTTATCCAACCTGATAATTTTGAAGGATTTTCGTTTTTAAAATGGCTTGGAACAGCATTCTGAGATTTGAATCTGAGCAACTATGTAAGgtgaaaggtttttttttttttttaaaaaaaatatataaatgtttgaatctagtttctgcttcagtGTGGGGAATGAAATAACAGTAGGATTGAACTATGAAAATTATAGAACTGTTGAAGTTGTCTATTTACAGCTCTTTTATCTCCATATTTAGATAAATTGCATGGTACATTATTGCTGAAACTTAATTTGCAGGTTCTTCTTAATCAGAAGGAAATCAGTGGAGAAGAAATTGATTATATTTTAAACAAGTATCCTCCGCAAACGCGCTTAAGTCTTCTTTTAGAGGAAAAAAATCCGGGAAGCCTTCCTTTCACCAAAGAAGAACTAGGGGGCGAATTAGATCATGCCCTGCTAACTTCATCAGAAGGAAAAACCCTATGAACAAGATACAACAGCTTTCTGTCATGCATGCGAACATAAGCTGCTGCACTGGAACCTTATTGCTGCTGTTTGagagtataaatgggatgcaCATGGAATTTTAATTGTCTATTAAAACTGCTGATTGCAAgttatttcataatttatatatttacatcttTGCTCATTTTGGTGGAATAATTTATGTCTTCAAGATAAACTTGTATTTCGATTGAAAATCAAACTTGAAACGTCACATCTATATATAATTTCAATATCACTGAGTTAAAACTCATTGGTAGCTATGTGTATACTATCAAAGGGCATAAAATTATTAAAGTACTAAGTGAATTGATTATGAGGGCAAATGAGATAATTGGAGTAAAAAAGTTGGGAAAAGAAGcgctatttaataaaaaaatggaGTCATCAGACTCC
Proteins encoded:
- the LOC110637044 gene encoding probable inactive ATP-dependent zinc metalloprotease FTSHI 1, chloroplastic, whose translation is MTTIDTLLSTRVYLHKPYQKSLKCARKFRPKTPFPHRSFTVLCGLNSSSASQSNETKRDDFVTRILKQNPSQIEPRYLIGDKFYTLKEKENLSKNQNMGFIEFLAKRLNFSAQPKKERNNRENEEDAVYLKDILREYKGKLYVPEQIFEAELSEEEEFDRNLEELPQMSFEDFRKAINTDKVKLLTSKEVTGSTYGNRYRAFVVDLKEIPGEKSLHRTKWAMRLDENEAQALLEEYKGPQFEIERHMKSSVGKLPEYPHPVASSISSRMIVELGMVTAVMAAAAVVVGGFLASAVFAVTSFIFVTTVYVVWPMAKPFLKLFLGIISGILERISDYLVDILIDGGVFSKLSEFYTFGGVSASIEMLKPIMLVLLTMVLLVRFTLSRRPKNFRKWDLWQGIDFSRSKAEARVDGSTGVKFSDVAGIDEAVEELQELVRYLKNPELFDKMGIKPPHGVLLEGPPGCGKTLVAKAIAGEAGVPFYQMAGSEFVEVLVGVGSARIRDLFKRAKVNRPSVIFIDEIDALATRRQGIFKESTDHLYNAATQERETTLNQLLIELDGFDTGKGVIFLAATNRRDLLDPALLRPGRFDRKIRIRPPNAKGRLEILKIHASKVKMSESVDLSTYANNLPGWTGAKLAQLVQEAALVAVRQGHASIIQSDMDDAVDRLTVGPKRVGIELGHQGQCRRATTEVGVAMISHLLRRYENAKVECCDRISIVPRGQTLSQVVFHRLDDESYMFERLPQLLHRLQVFLGGRAAEEVIYGQDTSKASVAYLADASWLARKIITIWNLENPMVIHGEPPPWRKKVRFVGPRLDFEGSLYDDYNLIEPPVNFNLDDQVAQRTEELIRDMYGKTVSLLRWHHTALVKAVKVLLNQKEISGEEIDYILNKYPPQTRLSLLLEEKNPGSLPFTKEELGGELDHALLTSSEGKTL